From one Brachypodium distachyon strain Bd21 chromosome 4, Brachypodium_distachyon_v3.0, whole genome shotgun sequence genomic stretch:
- the LOC100832808 gene encoding uncharacterized protein LOC100832808, producing MFPLTDSPKCVAFRSKRTGNYLRSVAFRSQEGKFFADQSSAGDGDNDVLASPYARFYLEPSKEHEGLIHVRCCYNNKYWVAKHDGDGSGCGHWIIGIVNEPDDDLSKPSCTLFQPVPLTDKDSNLSIRFLPPQHQTPSSESDMEKETPQEACYLLLGTGADQEKPVHEFTVLDLSQQLVLPKYVAFKGDNDKYLSARVIQRYNYLEFAATDIADPTVLNIIHPNYADGNIRVKSNHFDRFWRRSPNWIWADSPDTHSRNRDTLFRVVQLSGYIGLQNLGNYNFCKRLTADRKKNCLNAAVSSITEEAKIRVEEAVLSREIYNVEFNLSEAKIYGEKALSIPNVHSVNRTSEPNKKTLTLKYEETESKTWSSTVSMKIGVMAKFRAGIPIIANGKIEVSTEFSAEYEWGASIVKTTTQEVNYEAVVPPMTKVTLRAAVTQGSVDVPFSYTQRDVLVTGEVVTTRMDDGMFSGINNYNFNYETTEESIV from the exons ATGTTCCCATTGACGGATTCCCCGAAATGCGTTGCTTTCAGGTCAAAGCGCACCGGCAACTACCTGCGTAGCGTTGCTTTCCGGAGCCAGGAGGGCAAGTTCTTCGCTGATCAGAgcagcgccggcgacggcgacaacGACGTCCTAGCAAGCCCGTACGCCAGATTCTACCTGGAGCCATCCAAGGAGCACGAAGGGCTCATCCATGTCAGGTGCTGCTACAACAACAAGTACTGGGTGGCCAAACATGACGGCGACGGCAGTGGATGTGGCCACTGGATCATTGGCATTGTCAATGAACCGGACGACGACCTGTCCAAGCCCTCCTGCACGCTTTTTCAGCCCGTCCCTCTCACGGACAAGGATAGCAATCTATCTATCAG GTTCCTGCCTCCCCAGCACCAGACACCAAGCTCTGAATCTGATATGGAGAAGGAGACACCCCAAGAAGCCTGCTACTTGCTTCTGGGAACTGGAGCTGATCAAGAAAAACCTGTCCATGAGTTCACCGTCCTTGATCTGTCGCAACAGCTGGTGTTGCCAAAATATGTTGCTTTCAAAGGCGACAATGACAAGTACCTCAGCGCGAGGGTCATCCAGAGATACAATTACCTGGAGTTTGCAGCAACTGACATCGCAGATCCAACTGTGCTCAACATCATTCACCCAAACTACGCGGATGGAAACATCCGCGTAAAATCTAACCATTTCGACAGGTTCTGGAGGCGGAGCCCGAACTGGATCTGGGCCGACTCCCCCGACACCCACAGCAGGAACCGCGACACGCTCTTCAGGGTGGTCCAACTGTCCGGCTACATCGGCCTCCAGAACCTGGGGAACTACAACTTCTGCAAAAGGCTAACCGCCGACAGGAAGAAGAACTGCCTCAACGCCGCCGTGAGTAGCATCACGGAGGAAGCCAAGATTCGGGTGGAGGAAGCCGTCCTTTCGCGGGAGATCTACAATGTGGAGTTCAATCTCTCCGAAGCCAAGATCTACGGAGAGAAAGCTCTCAGCATACCCAATGTGCATTCTGTCAACCGCACCAGCGAGCCGAACAAGAAGACCCTGACCCTGAAATACGAGGAAACGGAGAGCAAGACCTGGAGCTCGACTGTTAGCATGAAGATAGGCGTCATGGCCAAGTTCAGAGCCGGGATCCCAATCATAGCGAACGGGAAGATTGAGGTATCCACTGAATTCAGCGCAGAGTACGAGTGGGGAGCATCCATTGTGAAAACGACAACCCAGGAGGTCAACTACGAGGCTGTGGTGCCTCCGATGACCAAAGTGACGCTGAGAGCGGCTGTGACGCAGGGTTCAGTTGATGTCCCCTTCTCGTACACGCAGAGGGATGTTCTGGTCACAGGAGAAGTCGTTACCACAAGGATGGACGACGGCATGTTTTCTGGTATCAATAACTACAATTTCAACTACGAAACCACCGAAGAGAGCATCGTCTGA
- the LOC112268869 gene encoding NAC domain-containing protein 83-like: MLERACALLVLACVVQCVIMAMPQAGSEGLGLPIGFRFMPNDEELTVYLRKKALSLPLPSDIIPVADLAGIHPADLPGGEAHEEKFFFSRPVPRCGRRACRQAAPGAAGVWKASGTEELVVVSPRHVPVALKQTLVFFSADGTRTRWVMHEYRLHPAMLATAARIGKAVDNWVVCRVFKKGTRRDGNLQDVFGPSSPASSCVTE, encoded by the exons ATGCTTGAGAGGGCGTGTGCACTGCTAGTTCTAGCTTGTGTTGTGCAGTGCGTGATCATGGCGATGCCCCAGGCTGGTAGCGAGGGGTTAGGGCTTCCGATTGGGTTCCGGTTCATGCCGAACGACGAGGAGCTGACAGTATACCTCCGCAAGAAGGCACTATCTTTGCCACTCCCGTCCGACATAATCCCCGTCGCCGATCTTGCAGGCATCCATCCAGCGGACCTCCCAG GCggcgaggcccacgaagagAAGTTTTTCTTCAGCCGGCCGGTGCCAAGGTGCGGGCGCAGGGCCTGCAGGCAGGCGGCACCTGGCGCTGCTGGCGTGTGGAAGGCGTCCGGCACAGAGGAGCTTGTGGTTGTCTCGCCGCGACATGTGCCCGTGGCACTCAAGCAGACGCTGGTCTTCTTCTCTGCGGACGGCACGCGCACCCGGTGGGTGATGCACGAGTACCGCCTCCACCCTGCCATGCTCGCGACGGCAGCCCGCATCGGCAAGGCTGTGGACAACTGGGTGGTATGCCGCGTGTTCAAGAAGGGCACTCGGCGCGACGGAAACCTGCAGGACGTGTTTGGACCGTCGTCCCCGGCCTCGTCCTGCGTGACAGAATAA